Below is a genomic region from Methanomicrobia archaeon.
TTCCGGCGACGGACACAGCCAGGCCCGCATCCTTGAGTCTGCTCGCAAGGTACAGTGCAATGCCCGTCTGGATCGGAAGTTCCGGACAGCCGAGCAGAATGAGTGCTTTTTTACGCATCGTCCTCATCTACTATCTTTTTTATCCACGTTAAAGCTTCGTTCACCTACTCGCGCTTCACGTCCCATCTGCGTGATCTGCAGAAAGGCGTGTTGAGAAGGCGCGTGAAGGTGCTGCGATCAGATGGAGCAGGTCTCTAAAAGCACACCCTGCTCATTCCGGACTGTGAGGGTGTACCTATGAACTACCCCTCATTCACCTTAAGAAAGAGCCTATTTTTAGTGGCGGTGCTATCTCATGGATATGAGCAATAAACAAGAAACGGAAAAGGGAATGTGGTGGTTGGGCTTTCTGGGTTTCTTAGGTTAGGCTTTCAAGGATTCCTGGCGTTTGCGTTACATGAACCCTTATTGCTGTTTAACTTCTGCCTGTTTGCTCTCTTTACGTATTTCCGGTATTTTAAAGAGGAACTAAAATACATGGGCATCCTTGGGATACTGGGTTTGGCAATAGCAATCCTTGGAGTTGTTTGATTCATAACCGTGTAGCTCAGTTTGCCCTTCCTGCTATCCGATCCGTGCATGGATCCGATGTACTCGGGCAATTCCTCGCTGCGGAGGAAGTCAGATTAACTGGAGAAGCAGCGTATCCACTAGCCCAGCCGGTAGGGAGAACTGAGTTGTGCTGCTTGAGCCTTGATCGTTGGTATGAGTCCCTCAAACGAGTCCCTCAAACGTCTTCGTTACGTCCCCCAGGAGCTTTTTCTCCTCGGCACTCAGATTAGGTGATACCTGCAGACCCTTCAAGATGCCAATGGCCTCGATCGTCTTATTGGCCTGCTCTGCCGGTGTTACCTTCTCAGCCGCTTTCTTCGCTCGCGTCGTCGCCCGCTTGTGCTTCATCCTGACGTGCCGCGCTAAATCAAGGGGCTTCTCAAAGACTTCGCCACAGTACTTGCAGTTATATTTTGCCATAATGACTGAAAAAATAGTTGCTCTATTTAAAGGTTTCGATTTCAATGAATTATCCTCGTATAAAAGTAACAAAAAAACAATTGAGATGTGGCAATCTCGCGGAATACCTGGCGTTGTTATCAGCATACCCCCGCGTGAGCTTTGGATATCAACCCAGCGCTCAGCCAGGAATAAGCGAACGTCTTACATAACGGCGCATCCAACCCTGTATGAGGGCGATTTGGAATAAGTCTATCAGTGGGAAGGCTTGTTACTATTCCCCTCACATTGTACTGCTGTGGCGTCCACGCATGGCTGATTTCCGCATGCTCTGCAGCGGGCATCATGCACCGATCCACTACCCGCGTGTCTGTGAAGAAGGTGGCAAGGAGATTGGCGTAAGTGAGAGGTAGAATGAGCGCTTTTTTACGTCTCGACCTCCTCCTCTAATACCGTTTTTAACGCTTCGATTGCATCTTCACGCTTCACATCCTGCCGCTCGCTCTGCAGGAAGGCGCGCAGCCGCCTGAAGTCCGCGTTCAGTTCAGCTTCTGCACGCGTGATGATCGCCTCGAAATCACGTTCCGGATATCAGGTCATTCTTCATCCCCTGATCGATAATGCCCTTCGCGGCGGCGTGATCGAGGTTGTATCGTATATTTACCCGTGGCTGGAACGTCTCGGGATCAAAAAGTAACGTGACTTCGTCGTCCGAGATTAGCTCGCCGCGGTTATATCGCTCGTAAACGAGCCCAACGCCCGTCGGATATTTCACGACCTCCGCTGCTTGTATGGAACCGATCACCCCACAGGTGGGACCGATTACCGATACCGGCTCTGATGGATACGCTTCGGGGAATATGCAGCGCAAACAGGCGGTCTTTCCGGGAATGATCGTTGCCGCCTGACCGTCGAAGCCCTGCACGCCACCGTAGAAATAAGGGATGCCGGTTTGCAGTGCAGCGCGGTTGAGGAGGTACCGCGTGTGAAAATTGTCGAGCGCGTCCACAATCGCATCTGAATCACGCACGATCTCGGTAACCGTCTCCTCATCGATGCGCTGCGTGACCATCGTCACGACAGCAGCAGGATTCATGCAGGAGAGCTTTCTCCGAAACGAGTCGGCTTTCTGCGTCCCGAGATCATCATCCCAATGTAGCATCTGGCGGTTAAGATTGCTGAGCTCAACCACATCGTCATCAACGATGCGAATATGGCCGATTCCCGCAGCCGTTAAATACGCCGCTGAGACCGAGCCGAGTCCGCCAGCCCCAGCAATGGTCACGGTTGCCGCTCTGAGCCGTTTCTGACCAGCCTCACCGAGGAGTTTCAGTTGTCGTGCGTATCGCACCAACTCGGCTTCACTTACTTAGGATAGCCGCAACTGCAGCATCCGCATCCACGTCCCTCGATCGCCTTATAGTACGCATAGCATTCGCGACAGACTTCACGACCGTAGAGCGTCAAAGGATCCGCAGTTTCCGTGCCGCACAGTTCACAGGTAACCATGTTCTAAACCCTCCTTAAAACCGCACCTGCTTACTGGAAACCCATGAACTCATGTACGCGGACGACGCCCTTAACCTCGGGGATTCGCTCCCGTAGGGTCGCCTCGACGAAATTCACCAGCGTGTACTGACTCATGGGGCAGCCCGCACAGGCGCCCTGCAACTTCACTTTGACGATACCATCATCCACGCCCACCAGCTCGATACTACCGCCCTCCATCATAAGGAGCGGTTTGATCTCTTTCTCAATGACTTCTCTCACCTTTTCAATCATTGCTCTTCACGTCCTACTATAACGATCGTTATATAAAAAGATTGAAACTGAGGGCTTGAAAGCGAGCACTGAGGGTTACTATTGGACGGCTGAGAAGGGCTGTGGTGATGGAACCCCTGGAGCTCAGGTTTCGAGAATGGTCCATAAACCGTGGAGAGCATATTGTGGGTATTCTCGTGACTGCGAAGCACCGCCAGAATGCGTTTCGGGCCTGCGAGTACCGGATCAACGAGTTGAAGTCGCTCGTGTTGATCTGGCAGCGAAGAGAATAGCCCGTCCACCTGCATCACCTCAGTTCTTCTGTTCTGGAGTGAGCGGAACGTACCTGGCCACTAGGTGCGCGAATAAGATCTATCCGAAGATGAGATATAGTCCAAGCGCCAAGAAAAGGAGTCCTATTACCTCGCGTAAAAGCCGTTCGAGCTTATACACGTTCTTAACGTGCTTGTTCATTTCCTGCACGCCGAGGAAGAAGAATAGGGAGAAGATGAGCACGGGAATGCCTGTTCCAAGCCCCTAAATTGCAGGAAGAATGAGTCCTGAGTCAGAGGCGAGCCCGAGCGGTATCAGCGCACCGAAGAACAGCACGGCGCTGTAAGGACAGAAGGCGAGCGCGAAGAGCACGCCAAGAAGGAATGCACCGACCAGGCCGAAGCTCGCGGCCTTCTGGCCGAGCCGCTCAGTAAGACCACCGCTACCAAACGTCAGGTTAATATGGATCAGTCCGATCATAACCAGCCCGGTAACACTCATCACCATGCCTAAGATTGTGCCGTGAATACCCTGGAGCGCAAGCGAAAGATCAATCACATTCATGCCGAGCACCAGGATGCCCACACCCATTACCGAGTAGGCAACGATGCGGCCCAACGTGTACGTGAGCCCCGTGAAGGGCGTGTGACGCGGATCCTTTACGTCACGAGAAATATACGCGATGGCAGCGATATTAGTGGCGCGCGGGCAGGGACTGATAGAGGTCAAGACGCCGAGCAGGAACGCGACGAGAAGGACGAATTCCGTGTTCGCGATCACATCGTTGACAAGAGCATCAAGCATAATCTTCACCCGCCATGAGCGCATCCAGCTTGGCTTTGAATACGGTCATATACTCCTCTTTATCGCCGATATAGCCCCACATGTCGTTCGCACTGTATATCTCCTCTTCACCCTCGCGCATAACCGTAATGAAGAGCGAGGAGCCCATCGCCCCATACTTCCGCACTAACTCGTCATTTTTAGGATCCTGGTAGTTCACCGTCTCGTAGGTGATTTTCCCCGCGGCGTATTCTGCCGGGAAGTATACTTCGATCGTCTCCTTCGCGTAGTTGCCGAGGAGCAGGCACGAATGACAGACTCGCGTGGGCTGGAATTTTATCACTCTGATCGTGTCCGGTACCGCTTTGGCGGTAGTGGGTGTCGTGGTGAGTGCGGGTGTTGCCGTGGTCGTTGGGTTGTTCTTTGCGGCATTACCGGGTTCTGAGTCCGGTGCGATACAGCCGCAGACGAGGAGCAGGAGCAGCACGCCGGTCAGAATGATGCCAGCAGCGCAGGTTAGCTTAAACGGGCCGGGCATTCCTGCAGCCATTGTTTCAGTTCCTCCCTACTCGGTATTCTGCCGCTCGCCCGTACCCGCCCGTCGATAACGACCGTGGGTGTTATCATAACACCGTAGCGCAGTATCTCGTCGAAATCTTCCACCTTCTCCAGCTTCACCTCGATGCCGAGATCCGCAATCGCGCGCTGCGCATTCGCGTACGCCTTCCGGCATTTGGGGCAGCCCGTGCCCAGAATCTTTATTTACGTCTCACCTTCTTCAATCCTGGCTTTTAATCGCGTCCACACCGCCGAGTACCACCCGTCCGAACTCCGTGAGATGGTAGATGAGAAACGTTCCGTTTTGTGTGCACGTTACCAGTCCTGCTTTCTTCAGCACGCCCAGGTGATACGACAGCTTTGAATATTCGCAATCGAGAAGTTCTATCAGGACACAGACACAGAGGTCAGAAACACGCAACGCCTTCAAGATCCGCAGCCGGAGCGGGTCTGCAAGCGCTTTGAATACGGTGACGGGTGCGCCCACGTCCACTGCCGTCGCCTCTTTGACGCGCTCTAACGTCTCCAGGGGGATCTCGTATGAAGCAGGAATGTTGCAGCTATAGCCGTGGTTGCATGCCACCGCTCGCTTCTTTTTGCGTGCTGCAACGCTCACCTCATTCTCTGATGCGCCCATTGCTCTTTTATCCCCGCTCCTCGTGGCTTTTACCGTGTCATATCTCTGGGTCGTCCGCGCTTTCATGCCCGATCCGATATTTCAAGATTATTTGAAATTGCCGCATAAAAAACTGGTGGTGTGGCCGAAGCTCCGGGATGCTTCGTCCATGCAATACCCTATGCTCGAGAGAAAGATAGTAACTCCGAGCGAGCATGAAGAACCTTCACACCCGTTAAAATCGCTTCGGCAGTGCGCGTTCATGCAGCTTCACCGCGAGGAGCAGGAATAGTGCGGAAAAGCCGAGCAAAGCCGCGAAATCCACGGAGACCGGGTAATAGGCATAGCCCTGCAGTGCATATCGCGCCAGATCGGTGAAATAGGTCAGTGGTGAGAGCGAGGCTACCGCGACACCCCAGCCCGGCATCTGCTCGACCGGGATGAAGATACCACTGATGAAGATCACCGGGAACTTCACGAACGTGGAGAGCATCATGATGTTCGAGACCAGGCTCGTCGGCGGTGTGGAGAAGAGCAAGCCGAGCGCGGAGAAACAGAACGCGGCGAGGATGATCGCTGCGAGTAAGATGATCGGGCTCCGCACGCCAACACCGAGCGCAACGCCCACGGCAACGGGCACGGCCGAGATGCAGACGCCGAAGATGAAACTGGCCAGGATATCGCCCAGTATCAGGGTTCGCACGGAGATAGGGCAGGAGATGAGCCGCTCCAGCGTCCTCATCTGCGTCTCCCACGGCATGATCACCGGCGAGACCGAGGTGGCAGTGAAGAAGAGGGTCATGGCCATGAGCCCGGGTATGAGGAACGCCGCGGGCAAGTCGCGGCCGATGGTGAAGGCGAGGAAGAGGAAGAGCGGGAACAATACGCCGAAGATGACCACGGGCCCCTTAAAGTAGTAGAGCTGGATGTCCTTCCTGGTGATCGCCCAGACCTTCATACTCATTCAGGTGCGCCTCCCGTTAGTTTCACGAAGACGTCCTCCAGCGAGGGGGACTGAACGTTTACACTGATAAGCTTCAATCCGTTACGTGTGGCGAACCCCATGATCGAGCTGATCACCTCGTGCGGCTCGGTGGTATACAGCCGGTAGGCATCACCTATGCGCTCGGCGCTGGGTGGCGGGCTGCTGGGTGTTTTGTCGAAGCTGAACTCGACGGTTACCGTACCACCGATCCGGTGCCGCAAGATCTCGGGGCTTTCAAGGGCCACCATCTGACCGCGGTTGATGATCTCCACGCGATCGCAGAGCATGCTCACCTCCTGCATGTTGTGGGACGTGAGAAAGACCGTCCGGCCCTCATCCCTGAGCGCCCGTATCTTCTGCCTGATCGATCGCGCACTCTGGACGTCCAGGCCGCTCGTCGGCTCATCGAGAAAGAGAACCTCCGGGTTACTCACAAGTGCCATCGCGAGCATGAGCCGCTGCTTCATGCCTTTCGAGAAGCCCTTCACCTTGCTCGCTCGCCGCTCATAGAGCCCGAATTCCGTGAGCAGGCGGGCTGCTCGCTGCTCACCGTCGCGTCGTGGGATGCCATAGAGCGACGCGATGAGCATGAGGTTGCCCCAGGCGGTTAGATCACCATAGGCATTCGCCGTCTCGGGCACCACGCCCAGTACGGCCTTCGCCTTCACCAGATCCGTTTTGAGGTCATGCCCCCGTACCCGAGCCTCTCCGGCATCCGGCTTGAGCACGCCGGTGAGCATGCGTACCGTGGTCGTCTTACCCGCGCCATTGGGCCCGAGGAAGCCGAAGATCTCGCCCTGATGCACCGTGAACGTAACGCGATCAACAGCGCTCAGCCCGTTAAAACTCTTGCTCAGGTCCCTTACGTCGATTGCTTCCATCTGCACCGCCCTTTATACCGTAGCTCGATCCACATCGTTACTGAACCTGTTTTTCATCTCTTATTGGCGGTCCCGCAAGCTTAATGCGGCTGCTGGATGCCCAGAATGCTCATACGTGTGCGTGGTGCTATGCCCCGCACGCTGCCCTGAGGAGCGAAGATCACGTGCGTCGGCGTAACATCATAGCGCTCAATACCGACGGTTATGGTGCCCTCACCGTCAAGCACGATGAACAGGACCGCATAAGGCTCGGGATGCGGCGGGATCTCCTGCCCTGCCTCCAGGCATACCAGGACGGCATTAAACCATTCGGTCTTGAGCAGGTCGTGTTTGACCGGAGCGTTCTCATCGTATTCGATACGTCCCTGTATATCAAAGTGGTCTATCAGGTCTACCATACTATTTCACCTCCTTTTTCGTCTTTAACAGTTCTATACTCAGCTCCTATCCGCCCGCTCTTCACCTTCGGGATTCTTTCTTCCCCGCAGATGCTGCTTTCTCCCTGATCTCCGTCAGTCGCCGCTCTTCCTCCTTCGTAACGACCTTCCAGGGCTCGGTTATCCGCCACGTGAGTGGCTGCACAATTGGCGGCTCGGGATACGCACCGAGATCAGAGAGCAGGTAGCCGCGAAACTCGGTTGGCTCCTCCTGATAACAGGCCCGTACCGCCGCTTTTATCTCATCCGGGTTCCCTTCGTTCAGGATATTAATCAGCTTCACCTGCTTCCTGAACCGCTCGATCGATTCGATCGGCAGGTTATACAGGAAGGGTGTGAGCGCTTCAGTGCCGATAATCTTCTTCTGCTCATCAACGCCGTGCTCCAGCAACGCGATCAGAGCCTCGCCGCAGAGATGCCCCGGGGACTCCACGGCGCAGAGCACGATATATCGTATGTTCGGATTGGCCACCACGTTCGCAACGATCTTCTCAATGCCGATGTTCTCAGTCTGGAGCGTGCCGGCCAATGCGGCGCCGGCTTCGATCGAAACCCGAACGATGTCCGTAATACGCTGTGGTATCTTGAAGTCATACGTATTCAAGATGGCGCAAACGGCTACGGGCGAGTAATCATTCCCCCGCAGATAGCGGCCCTCTTCCGGTGGATATTCGTCCGGGGGCTTTACCTTCAACATTTGTATGCCCGTACGTGGATGCTACTGAGATTACCGGTAAGTCTATCGTCCCTGTTAGGCACGCTATAAAAATGTTCACCAACGATCATCACATTCCGGAAACCCGCTTTCCTGATCGTATCCAGATATTCCTGCTTCTCCAGAGCGCCGGCGATACAGCCTGCCCAGGCTTCGAAGCTCCGTCGGACGTCCTCGGGGAGTTCTCCTTCGGTTACCACGTCGGATATAAGGATCCTGCCATTCGGCCTCAAGACCCTGAACGCTTCCTTGAACGCGGCTCGTTTATCCGGTGAGAGATTGATGACGCAGTTGCTGATGATGACGTCAATAGAATTATCCTCGATCGGTAGGTTTTCTAGTTCGCCGAGCCGGAACTCAACAGTTAGGTAGTGGCCTTTCCTGGCGTTTTCTCGCGCCTTTTCAATCATCTCCGGCGTCATGTCGACACCAATGACTTTCCCTTGAGCACCGACTTTTTGGGCTGCGAGGAAGACATCCAACCCCCCGCCGGGGCCAAGGTCCAGAACGGTTTCACCCACCTGTAGTTCTGCCAGTGCTGTTGGATTGCCACAACCGAGCCCCAGCACGGCACCCTCGGGGACGCTGCTGAGTTCTCGTTCCGAGTACCCTATCGCCTCAGCCGGTTGAACACGATCAGCAGAGCACGCACAACCTGGGCAACACGAATCCCCCGTGGATGCAATCCTCGCGTATCGATCCTTCACATATTCTTTAATCTCTTTTTCTCGGTTCATTTCTCATCTCCACTCATCTTCCTTCAGTCTTACCGAGTCGCGCTTTCACATAGCTGATTCTCGGCAGGTTCTCCAGCACGGTTCCCAGCATCTCCGCCGGCACGCCCACCAGCACCGTCTCATCGAGGTATTCGCAACCAACCGCACGGGCAACCATTCTCGCGGACTCGCAGGCGATCGTGAGGTTCAGCTCGCCGGATAAGTACGGTCTTACCGTGGCGTATGCACACACCTGCCGTGGCGGTGAAATCCAGCTCGCGGTTCTGCCGCCCACGTCGTAGAGCGTGGCATGGATGAGCTCAAAGGCCCTCCGCGGTATCGCTTCTATAAGAATGACCTCGGGTGTCACGGGCGTTTTCGCTAACGGAGCCAGGATCGTGGCGTATATTCTCCCGGACTCCAGGCTGGGGGAAGCGTCTAAAAACTGCCACGCTGCTTCGATAGAGCTACATGAGGCTTTATGCACGTAGAATTCGCCCGTCATCTCCTCTTCCGGAATTTCACACATACCAAGAGCAGAAGCACCGCGCTTGCAGGCATGAACTGTCTCTCGCGCGTAGAAGACATTGCCGAGCATCGCGTATTTTACCATGGCGCAGTAGAACATCGGCTTTTCGAGCTCCTTCACGCCCTCCGGTAGCTGTTCCTCATGCCTGATGAGGCTGACGGCAACCGGTGGGAATTTCAAATCCAAAAAACTCATGAGTTTTGCTTGAGCGTCTGGATAATCCTGTTTTTTAAGCTTCTCGTGCATGGCAATTCACCACCTTTTTATATGCGCCCCACTATTTCAAAAATATTTGAAATATCAGCATAAAAAGATGATGGGGTGGGTGCACGCGAGAAATGAAGAAGAGCTCTAGCAGAGGTAGAGGTAGAGGTAGAGGTGCTATCTTCGTGGTACTGCTGGTGCTGGCGTTCGTGCTCGTGGCGGTTCTCATACCCGTGTATGGTGCCGTTACGCCGCCGGTCAAGCAAGGGATCACGGTCACCGACTTTACGACTGATAAGGATCTCTATTCGGCGCGGGGGGTGATGAATGTTTCCTTAGCCGTGTATTCACCGGAGAACGTGTCCGGGGCACTCGTGCGGGTGGAGGGCGTGCTGAGCAGCAAAGGGGTGAAATACGTCACTTATTCGAGCAAGACGAACCTCACCATTGGCGAGAATACGTTCGCCTTTACCAAGACACTACCCTCGTGCTCTTCCTGCGCAGGGATCTCTCAGGGCACGTATTACCTTGAGGCGACCGTCACCCACGGCGGCGAGGTAGTAAAAGCAACGCACAGCATTGCGATCACCTCGGTGCCCAACCGTGTCATTCCCGTGGATATCGTGGTGGAGGAGACGCGGCGGCTGGTCGATTCGGACTCACCAGAAGTCGTTCTGCTGGACGTGCGGAATGCGACGGACTATGACGCAGCGCACATTAAGGGCGCGATCTCCGTGCCGCTCGCAAACTTCACGAATAGCACCGCGGCATTGAACAAGAGCGATAAGATCGTGGTGTACTGTGAAGACGGGGCGAACAGCACGCTCGCTACGACCGTGCTGATCGAGCAGGGCTTCGAGCGGGTATATACCGTGGTCGGCGGGATCAATGCGTGGAACGAGAGCAACTATCCCCTGACTTCGACCGCGGAGGAAACCCCGGCGACACCGGGCTTCGAGCTGATGCTGGCACTGACCGTGGTTTTGACCGTGGCCTCTCGGGTACGGGAGAGAAGGCGCGCTTGAGGTTGTACTCAGCCGTGATGAACTCACGCATGAACTATCACGGCGCACAGAGCGATCAGATGACACCGAGGAGCATCGCACCGCCGACGCCGAGCATCACGACACCCACGATGAGCTTCATGTACCGCCGGGCGCCCTTTCGCCATGCTTCCGCCTCTTCAGGTGCAGTGCCCAGGTAGATGACCAGGAGAATGATCACCAGGGGCAGGACATAGATGAGATTGTAGAGGAGCAGATACGACCCGGTTTGGGCAGGACTACCCGCAAACAGGTCCAGCATGAGCAGGTAGAGCGGCCCGGTGCAGGGCAGGCCGGCGAGGGTGGCCACGATGCCCAGGAGCACGGCGCCCGGGATGGATGCAAGCCGTGCAAGCTTGCCCAGAAACGGCTTGAGCGCGATGGGAATAGCGAGCGTTGATTTCCCGCGCCAGAAATCGAGGATATTGATGATCCCCGCGGGGATGACGACCGCAATCACGATCGCGCGCATGACCGGTGCGACGCCCCCGAAGAGGTAAAACTGCATAAGACCCGAGCCGAGAAGCAGATGCGTGCCGAAGACCGCGATGATGAATGCCAGCCCCACGATGAGCACACGCCGTTTCGTCCTCACCGCGAGCAGGGACGCGAGCAGGACGATCAGGACCGAGATGCTACAGGGGTTGATGCCCTCGACCAGAGCAGTACCGATAAGGATGGGCATCACGGACATCTGTGGCTCCTCCTCCGTACTCTCGATGAAGGAAATGGGATCAGGGCACGTGATCTGGCGGCAGCGCAGGATCTCTGCTTCCAACCGCTCCCGGGTGAGCCCGTGGCCGATGAGCGCGGCAGTGCCGATGAAGGCCGCGGGTATGTCCACCGCCGGTGGATTGTAAGCGCGGATAAAGGCATTCAGGAGCTCCGCGTTCGTCTCGTTATACGAGATCTCGAGCTTATGCACGCGGATATCCTGGTATTTCGCCTCGAGCGACTCGAGCTCAGGCGTAAACGCCAGGCAGTGCGGGCAGTCCGCGCCGTAAAAGTAGTAGAGCGAGACCGTGTTCTGAGCGGCACCGAACGAGCTGAAGAGTGTAGTAGCAGTAATAAGGAGCACTGTAACGAGGCAAAGCACAGAGATCCATGAGTGCATCGCGCAACGCTCACCGCCTTGGTTCGTGTGAGCCTTCTTATCAGCTCGTCGCTCCGCGGTGGGCACCGGACTCCAACGATGCGCATCGGCCTCTCTGCTTGACACGCGCGGGATTGTCCATCTACTAACCATAAGCGATCACCATAATTCCCTCTGCGCGGGCCCAAGTCTGCTGCTCATCCAAAGAACCCCCGCGTGCGTTTACACAACCAGACAAGGAAGAGCATGATCGGCACCTCCGTGAGCACACCGACGACGGTCGCGAGCGCTGCGCCGGAATTCAACCCGAACAGGGTGGTGGCGACGGCGATCGCAACTTCGAAGTGGTTGCTGCCCGCGATGATCGCGGTGGGCGCGGCATCCTCATACCCCAATTTGATGGGTTTCGCAATGAGATACGTAATCGCGAAGACAACGAGAATATTCACGAAGATGCCGACCGTGATCATACCGATAATGGCGGGCAGCTCGACGATCGTTTCACCCTGGTAGGTGAAGAGCACGATGAGCGTGACCAAGAGCGCGATGATCGATATTTTCCCCAGGGCAGGACAGCACCGGCATTCAAACCAGTCCATTCCCTTCCGCTTGATCGCCTGGTCCCGGGTTATCCAGCCCGCGACCAGTGGGGTGCAGATGTAAATGAGTACCGCAAGCGCTATGGTCATCCACGGCACCTGGATCCCGGAGACGCCGATGAGAACGGTTGCGAGCGGCGCGTAGAGGACGACCATCGTGAGCGAGTTGATCGCGGTCATCACGAGCGTGTGCGCCATGTTCCCCTTCGCGAGGTAGCTCCAGACGAGAACCATCGCGGTACAGGGCGCGACACCGAGCAGAATCAAGCCCGCGACATACTGCTGAATGAGCGGTATCTCACCGAGCGGCGTGAGTGTGGAGCCCTGGGGTAGGTACGGTGCAAATACCACGGTGAGGAAGAGCCAGGCGAAGAAGGCCATGGTGAACGGCTTGATCGCCCAGTTCATGAAGAGCGTTGTCGCGATTGGCTTGGGCGTTAGAAGTGCACGCTTCACATCATCAAAGCAGATCTGAACCATGATGGGGTAGATCATGGCAAAGAGGCAGATCGCAATGGGTATGGAGATGTGCGCCACCTCCAGAAGTGCGAGATACTCCGCGAGCTGCGGATACGCTCTGCCGAGCAGTGTGCCTGCAAGGATGCAGAGGATCACCCAGACGTAGAGGTATTTCTCCCAGATGCCCAGTTTCCGCTCCTGCTGTTCCATTGCTCACCGTTCGCTCAGCTCTTTCTCACACTCGAAGCAATAGTCCTTCGGTATGTTGCATGAAAACGATTTCCCGCATCTTTTGCAGGTTATTGTATGCAGAGAAAAGTGCTTCTTCTTTCCCAGCCGCGCCTGCCCCATAGCGTAGTGGAGGCATGCACACAGCCCTTCCGTCTGCGTCGTAGCAGTCGTTTCTGCCACTGCTGATTCCTCAGACCGTGCCGAAAGCCAACCGGTTATTTCATCCTTTGTGGGCACCCTGCCCGTAGACTTGAGTTTCCCGTCGACAAAGACACCGG
It encodes:
- the arsB gene encoding ACR3 family arsenite efflux transporter — translated: MEQQERKLGIWEKYLYVWVILCILAGTLLGRAYPQLAEYLALLEVAHISIPIAICLFAMIYPIMVQICFDDVKRALLTPKPIATTLFMNWAIKPFTMAFFAWLFLTVVFAPYLPQGSTLTPLGEIPLIQQYVAGLILLGVAPCTAMVLVWSYLAKGNMAHTLVMTAINSLTMVVLYAPLATVLIGVSGIQVPWMTIALAVLIYICTPLVAGWITRDQAIKRKGMDWFECRCCPALGKISIIALLVTLIVLFTYQGETIVELPAIIGMITVGIFVNILVVFAITYLIAKPIKLGYEDAAPTAIIAGSNHFEVAIAVATTLFGLNSGAALATVVGVLTEVPIMLFLVWLCKRTRGFFG
- a CDS encoding thioredoxin family protein; the protein is MKIEVLGAGCAKCRATKKVITRVIQELHLDAKVVEVADVAEVVNRGVMVTPGVFVDGKLKSTGRVPTKDEITGWLSARSEESAVAETTATTQTEGLCACLHYAMGQARLGKKKHFSLHTITCKRCGKSFSCNIPKDYCFECEKELSER